In Kaistella sp. 97-N-M2, the sequence CGACGTATTTCCGCCATAGGTTACAGAACTGTAGCCCGAAGTAAGCTTGGGCAAATTTCTGCCATATACGCTTACCGTATAATTTCCTATGGGTAAATCATCAAATACGCCGGCAAGGTTAAATTTTTTCCAGTTACAGACGTAATTTTTACCAACTTCGCTAAATTTCCTGGCGATCTTCAACTGGCCATTTACAAAAACACCGATCGCAAACTGGAATTCCTGGTCCGTACCGGAATCATTATTAATTTGTACCATCCCTTCGGTAATGATGTAATTGGTATTTGTGGTTTTTGAAATAGTAATTGTTGTTGAAGCTCCTAAACTCGTCCATCCGGTTGTAGAATCGTTTAATGCAAACAAAGGCATCGTCGCCGGAAAAACGGTATTAGCCGTGCTTGCCGTGGAAGCACCGGAAAAGTTTTCGGTAATTTTAATGATCGCTGTTCCATCTGCTACTCCGAAGTTTCTGTTCCATTTTCCGGCTTCCCAAAAGTTTAATTTGTTTGTATTGGTATTAAACACCATTAAACCCTGAACAGGCGTCGGAACTGTTACAGCATCCGTATCACTTAGCAAGGGAACCCGCGGGAATAATACACCACGTTTATCATCTACCACCTGAAGTACCGCACTCGCATCCGGGACGGTGGTTGGCGAACCATTCGCTGTAATTAGGAGTTGAGCTTTCGGCAAACTCAAAAATAATAACAGCACTAATAGAGAATATGTTTTGGTTTTCATATTAAAATACATAAGGTTGGTTAATAAATACAGTTCCACTTATGGCGGCTTCAAAAGCGGAGAGCGTTGCCGGGGAGCAAGCGCTGTTCGGTCCACCATAAGTTACCGTAAGGCCGGAGATGTTGGGCGAGGAAATGTTCCGAATGGCGAATTTTACAACGTGAGATCCTTTTGTTAGGTTTTTTGTATTGCCATAAATCAGATATTGGCGATAAGAACAGGGAACCTGAAAGTCCAGAAAAAGTGGCTTAACATCCACTAATTTATCATCAACAAAAAATCCAATGCTGGTGCTGATGCCACTTGTATTCGCACTGGAGCTGTTATTGGCCTGAAACATACCGGTAGTACTCATTAAAACGTCATTCAGTGGGCGATCTACGGTTACGGTTTTTGTGAGCGCAGGGATAACGGTCCATTGCGCAGGGTCTAAAGCTTCTCCGGCAGCGTGCGGACTGTAGCCTAGAAATTGTCCGGCAGCACGCGTAAAAGTTAAAGGCGTACTTGAGGAGCCGGAATAATACTGCACCTGATTCAGCAAATTGGTCTGGTTGATGTCGCTGAAAAAATAATCCCATTTCGCGCCGTCCCAAAAATAGTAGCCGGTACGGCCGAGAATTGTACTGTTAGTATTGTACACAATCATGGATTCTTTCGGATTAGGAATCGTGGTAACGTCGGTTTTGCTTAAAAGCGACACGATTGGAAAGGTTGTTCCCTTTCCTGCGGAAAAAATGTCCAGCGCAGCCGAAGGATCCGGCGTTCGTGTGTTAATTCCCACCTGTGCGGGGAGTGAAAGAGTGAGTAGAAACAGGAAGAAGATATAAAAATTTTTCATCGGTTATGTCTTTTATTGTTCTGAAATTTGGATGTTCATGAGCGATTTGTCCATTAAAGGACTTAAGTTGGAGCACGCCGAATGTTTTGCGCCAAAAGTGATGCTTTGCGTTCCAACTTCGGTAACACGTAATGTTTCCCGCAGTTCGATCAAATGATTGGTGCCCGTTGTAATATTTTTCACATTGAAAAACACATTGAAGTCGTTGTATAAACATGGATCATTCCCCGTGATGATAAAGTTACGCACCCCCGCTAATTTTGAATCTACAAATAAACCAATGGAGTACGACATAAAAGTGTTATCTGAGGATGTAGAGTTTACCTGTGCCACACCACTGCCTGTGATAGAAACTGTATTGACGGGAGAAAAAACGTTGATCTGCTTGGAAAGTCCTGGGATTAACTGCCAGTCATGCGCCGAGGGTGCTTCACCTAAATTATACGAGACTCCGGTAATGGGTGACGCATCGTTAACGCCGCCTGTAGAAACGGTTGTTTCTGCACGAAGGATACGGAGGTATTTGTAAATATTACTTGTATTTAGAAAAGGGTTCCATTTATTATTCAGCCAATAATAAAAACCTTTCCCTGTGGTAATGTTGGTGTTATAAGCGATCAGTGAATTTGCCGGATTTGTTACAGGTGCGGCATTATTCAGGTCAGGGATCGATATATTGGGTAGCAAGACGCCTTTGTTGGAAGAAACTATCTTTAATATTTCCGAGTTGTCGAAGGTGGTAACATTATTACCAATTCCTACCTGAGCATAGGATATACCAAAAGACACTAGGAATCCTAGGAATAGATTTTTTTTCATCATGTCGTGTTTTGTGTTGGTCAAATTTAGTTTTATTAATGACCTCGCACCAAGGGTATTAACACCTTTTTTTAAGGGTGTTTTCACCTTTCTCGAATTTCATCCGATTTCCTGCAGCCTTATTTCTGCCTTATTTTGAGGAAGTTGCATTTTTTTTTCTGAAAAAGAGGAGATCAGTTTCTGTCGCGCTCCAGGTAAACTTTCTTCAAAAAGAGAGCAGTTGTAACGCGACATTTGACGACAAATTCAACTCGCGAAACCGCACTGAAAAAATGCCGTCACTTTTATTTTCCCTGCGAAGGAAAGTCTTTAAAGTAGGCGATATACATCTTCAGCTCAGGTCGTGCAAGATTGAAGCAATGCCCCGACAGAAAGTTGAGAACTGAAATGTTCTTTTGTTTCAATGCTTAATCCAATCAACAAAAAACGCTCTGAAATTTTCAGAGCGTTTATATAATTCATTCAATAATAATTGAAAATCTTAATATCTGTAATATTCCGGTTTGTAAGGTCCTTGAACTTCAACACCAATATATTTAGCTTGTTCTTCTGATAAAGTTTCTAATTCTACCCCTAACTTTGCAAGGTGCAAATAAGCTACTTTTTCATCTAAATGTTTTGGCAACATATAAACTTCATTTCCGTAAGCTGCGGAATTCGTCCACAATTCAATCTGCGCAAGCGTTTGGTTGGTAAATGAATTACTCATTACAAAACTTGGGTGTCCTGTTGCACAACCTAAATTTACCAAACGGCCTTCTGCCAAAATGATGATTTCTTTTCCATCGATATTATAAACGTCAACCTGCGGTTTCACCTCATATTTGGTAGCGCCGTAATTTTCGTTTAACCACGCCATATCGAGTTCATTATCGAAGTGACCTATGTTACAGACAACAGCTTTATCTTTCATTCTTTTGAAATCTTCACCTTTAACGATATTGAAGTTTCCGGTTGTGGTAATAATAATATCTGCATTTTCCACTACCGTACTTAATTTTTTAACTTCAAAACCGTCCATTGCGGCCTGCAATGCACAAATCGGGTCGATTTCGGTTACCGTTACAATAGATCCGGCTCCTTTGAAAGAAGCTGCAGTTCCTTTACCTACATCACCGTAGCCACAAACTACAACTCTTTTACCGGCCAACATTAGATCTGTTGCCCGACGCACTGCATCTACTGCAGACTCTCTACAACCATATTTGTTGTCGAATTTTGATTTTGTTACCGAATCATTTACATTGATTGCCGGCATTACCAAGGTTCCGTTTGCCATTCTTTCATAGAGACGGTGAACGCCTGTCGTCGTTTCTTCCGAAAGACCCTTAATGTCTTTAGTCAATTCCGGATATTTATCGAAAACGAGATTGGTTAAATCGCCACCATCATCCAGGATGAGGTTCAACGGTTTTCTGTCTTCGCCAAAAAATACAGTCTGTTCAATACACCATTCAAATTCATCTTCATTCATTCCTTTCCACGCGTAGACAGGAATTCCTGCAGCTGCAATTGCTGCTGCGGCATGGTCTTGTGTAGAGAAAATATTACAGGAAGACCACGTAACATCGGCACCCAAAGCCACCAAAGTTTCAATGAGAACGGCAGTCTGAATCGTCATGTGAAGACAACCCGCAATTCTCGCTCCTTTCAAAGGTTGAGACGGACCGTATTCTTCCCGAATCGATATTAAACCCGGCATTTCTGCTTCTGCTAAAGTAATTTCTTTTCTTCCCCATTCTGCCAGAGAAATATCCTTAACTTTATAAGGAACGTATTGTGTAGTTGTTTCCATTTATATGAATAATAATTTTTGCAAATATACAAAATCTCTTTTTTAAGTTGATCTGCGTTTGGAAATATGTGTTATGCAGCTGGTCTATGAGGATTTTTTTTGAGTTAAATTTGAAAAGAAATTTAGTCTCAGTATTTACTTCATTATATGCAGATTGCTTAATTTTACTCTTTAATAATTTTTGATGCCACTTTACAGAGATTTTTCTAATGACACCGCCACTATTCTTCTTTGGAAATATGATGAGCAGGAAGAACTTGACCCTTCAAAACTCCTGGAAAAAGAAAACTTCGACAAAATTAAAGACTATCATCCCACAAAAGTGAAAGAATTGCTTTTGGTCCGAAAAATTTTAAAATCTGTTTTGCCCCATCACCAAATTCTGTACAAAGAGAGGGAGCCGTATCTTTCTCCGCAGGATTTCGAAATTTCGGTAACGCATTCGTTTCCGTACGCGGCACTGGCGATCTCAAAAAATAAAATTGGTATAGATATAGAACCTTTTAATGATAAAATTGTAAGAATTCAACATAAATTTTTAGACGAAAAGGAAAGTGCTTTTATTGAGAAAGAGCATGAAGTTGCTTATCTAACGATTATTTGGTCGCTGAAGGAAAGTCTCTATAAAATTCATCACTCGAATTACTGGTCGCTGAAAAAACATTATGAGGTTAAGCCTTTTCGTTTGGATTTTCCCTTCGATATTAAATGCAGGGTTCACGATGAAAAAGTTTCAGATTTATTCAGCGCCCGAGTAGCCTTTTTTGAAAATTACTGCATCACGATTGTCGACTGAATTTCGGGTGCTAATTTTTCGACCACTTTTCGCTGTTCTTTGGCCGCATCGTAAATCAATTCCAAAATTTCCTGAAGATTCATCAATTCCGTTAAATGCGTAACCCTGTTCGGATCGCGCCGGTTTGATATTTCGTTTTCCACAAGCTCGTTTCTGCGGATCTCTAGGAGTTTTTCTACAGAATCTTCCGGATGCAGGGCGCTTTCGTCCGCTATTTGTTGGTTAAATTCTTTCTGGTCCAAAATTAAACTCGTTCTCGTTAATTCCGCAAAAATTTTGCGGTTCCAGCTTTTAAAATCAATTTCGGGATAATCGGCAGCAGATCTCGAATATTGGGAGAATGAGGCGATATATGCGGTAATCAGATGCGAAGTATTCACAAACTGGTGAATGTGTTCCATTTTTTTCTGCTGATTTTTCGGGTCGGAGATCATGCGTTGAAAATTGTCGGAAAGGTTTGCCAAATTGATAACTGCATTTTTTCGTTTGAGTTTGTATTCCTCTAAAATTCTGTTGTGATTCTTAAAAAAATCCATCACAGCTTTGAAATATTCCAGGTTGCTTTTCGCGGCTTTTTTCATCAACTCCAGGTTCTGAGTATGTTCCCAAACCGGTAAAATAAAATAAGAAACGCCGAACGCCACAATTCCGCCGATAACGGTATCTAAAATTCGGTCTTTAAAAATTAAATTCACGTTCCCCGGCTTCAAAAAATTAAAAGTCAGGAAGATATAGATTGTCATAAATAAAACTGCCCAAAAGTAATTCGCCTTTAAAAAACTGAAACACAAAATCATACTCAGCAACAATATTGCGAAAAGGACCGCTGGGCTAGTAATCCCGAACAGAAAAATATAGGCGATCACCGCACCCGCAACCGTGCCGTAAAGCCGCAGGAGGTTTCGGTGTTTGGTAGTGGAGTAGGCGGGCCGCATAATGGCAAGCACGGTAATTAAAATCCAGTACGCATGCCCAATGCCGATGAAATCGAATTTAGAGAATAAATAACCGATAAGCAGCGCAAGAACAATCCGTATGGAATGCCGGAACTGCGAAGATTCCAGAGAAAAGTTACTCCAATAAACTTTGATGTTTAGTTTTTGAGTACTCGGTAGAAATTTTTCCAGATCTAAGCCCGTTGACAGACTTTTCGCAAGCTTTTGATCCTGAACAAAAACTTTGTAAATAGTTCTGATCTCGTCCGTGATATCAGTTATCCGCACCAGGATTAATCTCATAACCATGAAGTTTTCCAGATTTTCGGGCGTTAGGTTTTTGGTCCGCAAATCGAAATATTCTTCAAATAATTTTTGTAGTGCTACATCGATATTTCGCAGCGGTTTTGCTTTGGAGCCACTTTGCAGGGCAATTCCAATATTGCTGAGTTCGTCCGCGATCTTTTCGAGATATTCGCTGATCGATTTTAAAAAGCCTGTTTCGCTGAAACTTTCCTGAATTTTTTTGTAGTCACTGTCCGACGTCATTAGTTTTTCGTGCAGATCGATGGAGTTTAGAAACATCAACATCAATAAACGGCTTGTGGTGGTGGATTCGTTGACGATTTTCCGGGTTTTAAAAACGGTTTCGCGCGTTTCTTCCTGTAGATTTTTAATTTTAATCTGTTCGGCGATAATCTGCGAGTACAATTCGGTAAAATCTGGATTATTTAAATAGAATTTAGACTTAATGGTCAAATAATCCGCAAGCATTAAATAATTTTCTCCAATCATTTGCCCCGCCAATTTGTACGGCTGAATCTTTGAAACGACAAGAAAGACGAGCAGATAACCGACGGATCCTGCCAAGAAAATAAGGGAACTTTTAATTATATTCGTCCCGGTTAAATGACCGTCGATAAAAATAGCCATAACCACGAGCGAGAGCGAACCAACTGCAGCTAACCGCTGACCGTAAACGCCCATCATGGAGAAAAAAAGACCAAAGAAAATGATTTCTACATACACCAAAGGCGGATAATCTTTCAGAAAACTTGCGATCACCGCAACGGAAAAGAAACAAATTATGGCTAAAATCAGGGAGTTTCGGCGACGTATAAACGGGCCCGGCTGATCCGTCAGCCCAACAAAACTTGTCGCGAGGGGAAAAAGAAAATATTCCTTCAACAAACCAAAATGAGCTAAAATGATGCTCGGAACTACGATTGCCAGGGTAATTCGCACTGCAGAATAGATGTACTGGCTGGTGGCAAATTTTTTAAGTTCTGTGGCGTAGTTCATTCCGTAAATTTAAGAGAAATTTTGCATTAAAAAAGTCTCAATTTCTTGAGACTTTGTGATATTTTAAATAAGAAATTCTTAATAATCCTGTGCGTTGGAAGATTCTTCGCCAATATTCCAGGTTAAACCAAATCTCAAGGTGTTATCAAGGGCGCTATTTACTTTGGAGGTGTTAATCAGATAAGACATATCCAACCCGAAAGACTGGTATTTTAAACCGACACCTACCGTTGCGTATTGTCTGGCTCCCTGCTCTTCACTTTCGTGGAAATAACCTCCTCTTAAAGCAAACGCATTATCGTATTCGTATTCAACGGCGCCACTTAACATGGTACTTTTTTTATTGCTGAATGATTTTCCGATTCCTTCCAGAACGCCAACATTCGGAACATTCCCCGTATTATCGGGACCCGGAACCAAAATTTTGGACGCTTCGAAATTTAATCCTACACGGTTTAAATCATCGATAAACAAATCGTAACCTGCACCTAATCTCGCCATGGTCGGAAGATAAGATCTGGATTCATCATCGCCGGTATAATCGAGTCTCGGTCCTAAATTCTGAATGGCAAAACCACCTCGCGCGCGTCCTTCAAAATCGTTGATGCTGGTGTGTTTTGGAGACATGAAATATCCTGAAACATCAACTGCAAAAGAGTTCGCAGCCTGCAAAGTGTTGTCGGAGTTAAATCCACCGGATAAATCTGAACGGATAAATCTACCTGTAACCGCCATGGAATAGGTATCTGTAAGTTTTAAACCGTAGGCAACATCGATGGAAAATTCATTGGGTTTGGCAGTTCCTAACTGTACCACTTCATTGCCCACATAGTCGGTAAGATCCACCGCTCCCATATTGAAATAATAGATACTTGCGGAGATGGTAGCCCTTTCTTCGTCGCCCAAAAATTGGTGGTAAGCACCGTAAAGCAAAAACACGTCATTTGTTAATTTACCCATGTATGGCGTGTAATTAACTCCAATTGCCGAAGTTGTTTTGCTGAAGGGATATTTAGCGGCATTCCAGAACTGAGAAAAAGCGTCTGTAGTGGTGGCGACCCCTTGATCTCCCATTCCTCCGGCTCGGGCATCGGGGGAAATTCTTAGAAAAGGAGCACCGGTAAGAACGGGCTGAATTTGTGAATAAGCGGCCATACTTATTCCTAATCCTAATCCTAAAAATAGTTTTTTCGTCAATGTCATAAAGTAAATTTTTTATCGTTATTTTTTATTTTAATAGTACCATTTTTTCTACTGCTGTTGCGCTTCCTTTGCACTTGTCCTGATTTTGGCTTCTTGCGAATATTTTAAAAATATAGGTCCCTTTGCCCACTGCGTCGCCAAAATCATCTTTTCCATCCCATTCAATTGCCGTTCTTGGTGTTCTGAATCCCTGGAAGAAGGGTTCAGCGGTCACCATTGTGCTGATCGTTTTTACCAGTTTCCCGGTGATGGTGTAAATTTGAACATTCACGTCTAAAGTATCGTCGCAATTATGTTCAAACTGAACGTAAGTCTTATTGGTAAAAGGATTGGGCCAATTTAACAATTTATTAACGATTAAATTTTGATCACTTTCGTCCTTAACTACAAAGTTTAACGTTTCTGTTGTCGAATTATTGTTGATGTCCCAAACTTTAAAGGTAAGCTGGTGAGCGCCCGGTGCTAAGTTACGGAAGGGATAATTGACGTTTCCTTTCTGATAATCTTTTAAACCTGCACTTGAACATCCGTTGCCGTCGCCCGAGAAGTAAAAGTCGTTCAAAACCGTGGTATCGATAATTTTACCGTCCAAAACAACCGTAATATCATGGCCGATACCGGAACCTGTGGAGTTAATTCCCTTATCATCGGTTACACAGGCCAAAAGCAAAGGGTTTTGATCGGTGATGCCGCCATCGGCAAAATTGGTGTTATTCATGTACAGCTTTACGGTCGGTGGCGTGTTGTCGTTGATGCCATCGGGGTTGATGCCGCCCACTTTTTGAAGTTGATTGTTGAAAACATCTGTCACTTTGTTATCGGCATAAACCAGTATACGGCCGTCACCTATTTCGTAGTTGATATCTTTTGGAACATAAAATTCAACGTTGAAAACCCCATTCACGGCTTGTCCGGAAGATTTTACGATAGGTCCGTTTTCTTCGGTATAAGTAAGCACGGGATTTAATTTGGGCTCGTTATCGTTATTCAGGGTTTTCTTGGTGAGGCGTTTGTCAAAAATATTAACGGCAACTCTTCCGTTGAAATTTTCGTCAAGAGTACCGTCGGACTTGTTGATGTGCCCTTTAACTTCTACAAAATCCAGTGCACGCAACTGACCGGGCACAGGCGACACCACATTATCGACGACAAGATTTCTTCTTGGTCGGCTCAGTTTAGTCGCGGGATCTCCCAATAAGTTCACCTTTAAATGGTCGGCAAACGGACCTTTTTCTGCTTTAGCTTTCAAAAATGCATCGCCAAAGTTGATGAAGTCGTCGTCAACCAAATCAAAAACGTGGCGCGTAAAAATTTTGGTAAAATCTTCGCCGTAGCCCACCCCGATTGCCCGGCTGGACGTCAGCATCATCGCAGCACCGCCCTGCTTCGATTTTATAACCTGTTCGCCGGCGGAAAACGTTGCAGGATCGTCCCACAGGGTAAATTCGCACGTAATGGTAGAAATGAGAGGAAAGCGGGAATAGACGTTATTAAAATTATTAAAATTCTGAATTTCATCGATGGTTAAAACACGCTCCTGCGCCCAGCCGTTAATACCGCCGTGCCCGAAATAAAATAAATACAAACTGTTCCCAACATCATTGGCGATGGCCTGGTTCACCTGTGGGTAACGTTGGCCCCCCGCGGAAGTTTGTGCGGTAAAAGCATCGAGGTAAAGCTTTCGAACATTGTACTCGTTCCTCTCTGTTCCAATTTCAAAAGAGGTCGCGATGGCCTGGTTCATTGTTTCGTGGAAAGGAAAACCTACACGGACACCATTAGAGAAAGATACATTATCGGCATCATCATCAACCACAAAATCCAGTTTCATGCGCCATTCTCCAAAAGGAGAGGATTGGCCGGGAAGTGCATTATTGTAGGCCAGCGCTTTATCGATAAGAAGTTTTGCCTCGGAAACATTCGCCGCAGGCAGTCTGCCAATGGGCAGATCGGGAAGAGTCTGTGAAAGACTGATGGCACTTGCTGCCTGTGGTGCGGTCATCACAAAATAATCATCGCTCACGAAGGAAGTGGAGTAGTCGCCGCTTTCTTCACTTTCAAAGGAGGGAATAATGTCGGACCCGGGATTATTTTTACCTTTATAATCATAAGATGTATCGCCAAGGATGAAAACATATTTGAGCTTTCCCTTGGGCGTGTTAAGCCTGGTCGCAAAATCCCGGATTGCGGTAATATCTTTACCGCCGCTGCTGAACTCATTATAGATTTTATTTACATCTACAACCGCAACATTGTACTTGTCCTTATAGAAGTTGGCGAGTCGCTGTGCATTTCCCATCATCTGCGGAACGGTGATCATCAAATAGTCAATATTTTGGAGGCCGGATAAATCCTGATTTTCAATTTTTCCCACGAATGTCGGGGCAAAGGCTTCACTGCTTTTAAAGGCTACAAATTCGTTAACAAAAGTATTGTTGTTGGCCGTATACCCAAACGCAAATACTGAGCTTGAGCCTGATTTGTTTACTTTTCTGGTAGCATTGGTGACATCCGAAACTTCCCAAATCTGCTCCACTGCGGTGGCATCGGACATGCTAAAGGTGTACGTGTTTCCGCTTCCTTCCGCGATTCCGTAACTGCGGAAATTCATTTGGCCGTTATTGAACTTTAAATCCTCTTTATATTGAACTTCGGCATAGTCGAAATAAAATTTGCCGTTCGGGTTACCACTTGTGATGGGCACGTAGTTGAAAGTCAGTGTATTGCCCTGTAGGTTCGTAACGGTATTATTGTTATTATTGGCGGGATAACTTACCGGTACATATTCCTTTTTATTATCGGAAGGGATTGAAGTCGTTATGGGATTGGCATTGTTCAGATTAATGGTGACCTTGTTTCCATTGGATTGGTAAGCGACCACCCGTGACCGGTACCGAATTACGTCTGTTGGTTGAATTGGAGATTTTGTAGTGAAAGAAACTGATTTCGAATCGGAAAAGGAGTCGCCCGTCCAAATTCTGCCAATCTTCATTAGATTGAATTTCTCTTCATTTATAAACTGATATTCGTCGTACCGATTGATGATCGTACCATTCGCTGCTTCATCACTCTCCTGAATTCTTTTGCCCGGACCGACATCAAAGTTGATGAAGTAGTACGCAAAATCATCATATATATTGATGAAATTAGCAGATCTTTCTGTTCGTGTCTCAATTCTTCTGTTACCGCTTCCGTTTACGCCTCCAGTATTATATAGATTGTAGCCGTTCGGCCCCTGTGCATAAAATAAAGCGTAGTCATCGTCATTCCAAACACCGTCGTCTTCGCCCACCAACTGAATGGCATCCTCCTGAAGCGCAGAATACCTCGTATCTAAGTTGTGCTCGGGTAACATTAAGCCGCCATTGCCATAAATTCTGAAGTTTTTCGGGTTCACGTTCGAAGGATTAATGCCGTTATCGCGTAAGAATTTGGCAGTAACTTTAAAAACGCCGCTTTTGTCGACTTTAATTTTATAAAAAGTACCTGATTTCAAGGGATTTTCCGTGCTTCCGACCTTTCCGTTGATGGGCGTTGAAACCGGAGATTTTCCCGCGCTCATGATGGTGAAAGAGACCAATCTGTAAATGTTCTGCTTTTCAAATTTTAATGCAGACACCCTTATATTGGTCGTCTTTTCCTGCGTGTAAGGATTCGTATAATAGCTGATCTCGGATTTTTCCTCCGTGGGAATGCTGGAGGCATCAACATCAAAAATTTCTTTGTTAGTAACTCTTTCCCAAACCACGTTTGATATTTGTTGAGTGGTCCCCGAATTTTTTGCGGTGTTCCGAAAGTAAACCGATCCGTCTTCAAAAGCAAAACCGTCGTTTTTAAAGGAAGGGACGGTTGTTTTATAGTTTCCAAAATCAATAATTTTGCTGCCTTCCCATTGGATGTTAATGGTTTGCGAAGAAATGCAGGTAGAAAATAAACTGATGAGGACAAGGGTTAAGATGCGTTTCATTTGTGGTGTAATTTCACGGTTACAAATTAAACGAAAAATAATAAATAATAATATGGTGCAATAAAATTTAATTGTTAACGTTTTCCAAAAAAATCAATATTATAATTTGATTTATTAGATTATTTCTTTTTTCTTTGTGCTTTGATAAATTCTTGATAGACTATGAACAAAATTAAGTTGTTTTCGATAATAATGCTGAGTTCCACTATTTTACTAATGAGCTGCGGCGGTGGCAGTGGTAGTAAGAAAGGAGGTGGTACCAAGCGTTTCACCAGTAAAACCGGATGGAAGCCAAATGATCAGAAAGGATGGTTTTTTACCGGAAAACAGCAGAAACAAAAGGGATGGCCGGGCATGGTATATGTTGAAGGAGGAACCTTTACCATGGGCGCGGTGAAAGATGATGTAATGCACGACTGGAACAATACACCGAGAAGAATGCAGGTGAGTTCTTTCTTTATAGGTGAAACCGAAATTACCAATTACGAGTACAGAGAATACGTTACATGGCTGAAGTTCGTTTTCCCGCCCTCCGATCCCAGCTTTAAAGAAATTTATAAAGGAGCCCTTCCCGATACTTTAGTTTGGAACAATAAACTTTCCAGAAACGATTTTGCCGAAACTTATTTCCGCCGCCCAGAATACGATTACTATCCTGTAGTAGGCG encodes:
- the ahcY gene encoding adenosylhomocysteinase, whose protein sequence is METTTQYVPYKVKDISLAEWGRKEITLAEAEMPGLISIREEYGPSQPLKGARIAGCLHMTIQTAVLIETLVALGADVTWSSCNIFSTQDHAAAAIAAAGIPVYAWKGMNEDEFEWCIEQTVFFGEDRKPLNLILDDGGDLTNLVFDKYPELTKDIKGLSEETTTGVHRLYERMANGTLVMPAINVNDSVTKSKFDNKYGCRESAVDAVRRATDLMLAGKRVVVCGYGDVGKGTAASFKGAGSIVTVTEIDPICALQAAMDGFEVKKLSTVVENADIIITTTGNFNIVKGEDFKRMKDKAVVCNIGHFDNELDMAWLNENYGATKYEVKPQVDVYNIDGKEIIILAEGRLVNLGCATGHPSFVMSNSFTNQTLAQIELWTNSAAYGNEVYMLPKHLDEKVAYLHLAKLGVELETLSEEQAKYIGVEVQGPYKPEYYRY
- a CDS encoding 4'-phosphopantetheinyl transferase superfamily protein; translation: MPLYRDFSNDTATILLWKYDEQEELDPSKLLEKENFDKIKDYHPTKVKELLLVRKILKSVLPHHQILYKEREPYLSPQDFEISVTHSFPYAALAISKNKIGIDIEPFNDKIVRIQHKFLDEKESAFIEKEHEVAYLTIIWSLKESLYKIHHSNYWSLKKHYEVKPFRLDFPFDIKCRVHDEKVSDLFSARVAFFENYCITIVD
- a CDS encoding FUSC family membrane protein, coding for MNYATELKKFATSQYIYSAVRITLAIVVPSIILAHFGLLKEYFLFPLATSFVGLTDQPGPFIRRRNSLILAIICFFSVAVIASFLKDYPPLVYVEIIFFGLFFSMMGVYGQRLAAVGSLSLVVMAIFIDGHLTGTNIIKSSLIFLAGSVGYLLVFLVVSKIQPYKLAGQMIGENYLMLADYLTIKSKFYLNNPDFTELYSQIIAEQIKIKNLQEETRETVFKTRKIVNESTTTSRLLMLMFLNSIDLHEKLMTSDSDYKKIQESFSETGFLKSISEYLEKIADELSNIGIALQSGSKAKPLRNIDVALQKLFEEYFDLRTKNLTPENLENFMVMRLILVRITDITDEIRTIYKVFVQDQKLAKSLSTGLDLEKFLPSTQKLNIKVYWSNFSLESSQFRHSIRIVLALLIGYLFSKFDFIGIGHAYWILITVLAIMRPAYSTTKHRNLLRLYGTVAGAVIAYIFLFGITSPAVLFAILLLSMILCFSFLKANYFWAVLFMTIYIFLTFNFLKPGNVNLIFKDRILDTVIGGIVAFGVSYFILPVWEHTQNLELMKKAAKSNLEYFKAVMDFFKNHNRILEEYKLKRKNAVINLANLSDNFQRMISDPKNQQKKMEHIHQFVNTSHLITAYIASFSQYSRSAADYPEIDFKSWNRKIFAELTRTSLILDQKEFNQQIADESALHPEDSVEKLLEIRRNELVENEISNRRDPNRVTHLTELMNLQEILELIYDAAKEQRKVVEKLAPEIQSTIVMQ
- the porV gene encoding type IX secretion system outer membrane channel protein PorV — encoded protein: MTLTKKLFLGLGLGISMAAYSQIQPVLTGAPFLRISPDARAGGMGDQGVATTTDAFSQFWNAAKYPFSKTTSAIGVNYTPYMGKLTNDVFLLYGAYHQFLGDEERATISASIYYFNMGAVDLTDYVGNEVVQLGTAKPNEFSIDVAYGLKLTDTYSMAVTGRFIRSDLSGGFNSDNTLQAANSFAVDVSGYFMSPKHTSINDFEGRARGGFAIQNLGPRLDYTGDDESRSYLPTMARLGAGYDLFIDDLNRVGLNFEASKILVPGPDNTGNVPNVGVLEGIGKSFSNKKSTMLSGAVEYEYDNAFALRGGYFHESEEQGARQYATVGVGLKYQSFGLDMSYLINTSKVNSALDNTLRFGLTWNIGEESSNAQDY